One Lacticaseibacillus rhamnosus genomic window carries:
- a CDS encoding ACT domain-containing protein has protein sequence MKQFYIVDSSILPDVVGKVIAARTLLQNGEVKQVSEAVKQVGISRGTYYKYKDYVFLPDHEMASRKAVISLMLHHDRGILSEVLTVISHAQASIVTINQNIPIHNWASVVISFDISALQGTIDDLVTKLGDIRGVSDVHLISVE, from the coding sequence GTGAAGCAGTTTTATATTGTTGACAGTTCAATTCTTCCAGATGTGGTTGGCAAAGTGATTGCCGCACGAACCTTACTCCAAAATGGTGAAGTTAAACAGGTCAGCGAGGCGGTTAAGCAAGTTGGCATTTCTCGCGGCACCTATTACAAGTACAAAGATTATGTTTTCCTGCCTGATCATGAAATGGCATCGCGAAAGGCGGTCATTTCATTAATGCTCCATCACGATCGCGGTATTTTGTCAGAAGTTTTGACGGTCATATCGCATGCACAGGCCAGCATCGTGACGATTAACCAGAATATTCCAATCCATAATTGGGCTAGTGTTGTGATCTCATTTGATATTTCGGCACTGCAAGGGACCATTGATGATTTAGTAACCAAACTTGGCGATATTCGCGGCGTCAGTGATGTTCATCTGATTTCGGTAGAATAA
- a CDS encoding Y-family DNA polymerase gives MRYDYSHEPHRVIFLIDNKSFYASVESIERGLDPLKTVLVVMSEQENTNGGLILATSPMAKKMYGLKSNVSRQRDLPNEPHLIVVPPRMNLYIKKNLAINDIFRQFVADEDLWPYSIDESILDLTHTWRLFGKTPRAVAKLIQATVHQQLGLRTTVGMGENPVQAKIALDVYAKHNSDLLGEITYATVPETIWRIKNMTDVWSIGHRTAAHLARMGITSMYELAHANPYALKQELGILGTQLFATAWGIDRTKISQRIVTRQPSIGNSQVLPRDYRNQFEIEIVIKEIGEQVAARLRHHRKRAGEITLGIGFSYAESQADGRTGFSQAKRMLPTNRDSDIVTTLREIFRDNWHGEVVRNVAVYTSRLAPDTGEQLNFFEPIDQQIKATNLERTLDAIRNRFGFKALVYAKSAMHGGTAIQRASLVGGHNGGNSYD, from the coding sequence ATGCGCTATGACTATTCGCATGAACCGCATCGCGTCATTTTTTTGATCGACAACAAGTCCTTCTATGCATCGGTTGAAAGCATCGAGCGTGGACTTGATCCACTCAAAACCGTCCTCGTGGTGATGTCCGAACAGGAAAATACGAACGGCGGTTTAATTTTAGCCACATCGCCAATGGCCAAAAAAATGTATGGTCTCAAGAGTAACGTCAGCCGGCAACGCGATTTACCTAATGAACCACATTTAATTGTCGTGCCCCCGCGTATGAACCTTTACATTAAGAAGAATCTGGCTATCAATGACATTTTTCGTCAGTTCGTTGCCGATGAAGATTTATGGCCATACTCGATTGACGAATCCATTCTCGATTTAACCCATACTTGGCGACTTTTTGGCAAGACACCACGCGCCGTTGCCAAGTTAATTCAGGCAACGGTTCACCAACAGCTCGGTTTACGCACCACTGTCGGTATGGGTGAGAATCCAGTCCAGGCCAAGATAGCACTGGATGTATACGCCAAGCACAATTCCGATTTACTCGGCGAAATTACATATGCAACGGTGCCTGAAACTATCTGGCGAATCAAGAATATGACGGATGTCTGGAGCATCGGTCACCGTACCGCCGCACATCTAGCACGAATGGGCATCACAAGTATGTATGAACTTGCTCACGCCAATCCGTACGCCTTAAAACAAGAGCTGGGCATTCTTGGCACGCAGCTTTTTGCGACCGCATGGGGCATTGATCGCACCAAGATTAGTCAGCGGATCGTCACGCGCCAGCCAAGTATCGGTAATTCTCAAGTGCTGCCACGCGATTATCGTAATCAGTTCGAAATCGAAATTGTGATTAAGGAAATCGGCGAACAAGTGGCCGCCCGCTTGCGTCATCACCGCAAACGGGCCGGTGAAATCACACTTGGAATTGGCTTTTCATACGCTGAGAGCCAAGCAGACGGTCGCACTGGGTTTTCACAAGCTAAACGAATGCTGCCAACGAATCGCGACTCAGATATCGTGACGACTTTACGCGAAATTTTTCGCGATAACTGGCATGGCGAAGTCGTTCGTAATGTAGCAGTCTACACCTCCCGCTTGGCCCCGGACACCGGCGAACAACTCAATTTTTTTGAACCGATCGATCAGCAAATCAAGGCAACAAACCTGGAACGAACGCTTGATGCGATCCGCAATCGATTCGGCTTTAAAGCACTCGTCTACGCCAAAAGCGCCATGCACGGCGGTACCGCCATTCAGCGCGCATCACTTGTAGGAGGCCATAATGGTGGCAATAGCTATGACTAA
- a CDS encoding GNAT family N-acetyltransferase yields MTIRRIQQSDFADVDALLHTAFSASKRGYHDEAALVAELRRTTDYEAALEVVAMIDGHLVGYGLMTAATITPDAHMNGVALWPLAVAPAYQGSGLGTAIVSELDMRATDLRRDFVSAIGDRQFFGRFGFRKAAAYKLEPPFSIVAEDHLIKELVPGVLASVHGKVNYARPFLAKMPN; encoded by the coding sequence ATGACCATCCGACGAATACAGCAGAGTGATTTTGCTGATGTAGACGCATTATTGCATACCGCATTTAGCGCCAGTAAGCGCGGCTATCATGACGAAGCAGCGCTCGTAGCAGAATTGAGGCGAACCACTGATTATGAAGCGGCTTTAGAAGTCGTTGCCATGATTGATGGACATTTAGTCGGCTATGGGCTCATGACGGCGGCAACGATTACGCCGGATGCGCATATGAACGGAGTAGCACTTTGGCCGTTAGCAGTCGCACCGGCGTATCAAGGGAGCGGTTTAGGCACGGCCATTGTCTCTGAGCTTGATATGCGGGCAACCGATCTACGCCGCGATTTTGTCAGTGCGATTGGTGATCGTCAATTCTTCGGCCGGTTCGGATTTCGTAAAGCAGCCGCCTACAAACTTGAACCGCCATTTTCGATTGTTGCCGAAGATCATCTCATTAAGGAACTCGTGCCCGGTGTTCTAGCCAGTGTGCACGGGAAAGTCAATTATGCACGCCCATTTCTTGCCAAAATGCCAAACTAG